The following coding sequences are from one Streptomyces dengpaensis window:
- a CDS encoding SigE family RNA polymerase sigma factor, whose product MNTLHSTSTSAVVTRLHDVTRAAEKSGADGGPSRASVFERGGGRGCARGAGRQHTGYMTVVDAFTGESPAATAALGTVGGKAHGGAAYGEATGERRSVSEVEFTAYVQERRASLYATAYHLTGDRFEAEDLLQSALFSTYKAWDRISDKAAVGGYLRRTMTNLHISAWRRRKLNEYPTEELPETPGDTDAMRGTELRAVLWQALARLPELQRTMLVLRYYEGRTDPEIAEILDISVGTVKSSIWRSLRRMREDEVLSFGRDEEESFGELVA is encoded by the coding sequence ATGAACACGCTGCACAGCACCAGCACTAGCGCAGTTGTCACGCGGCTCCACGACGTCACCCGGGCCGCGGAGAAGTCCGGCGCCGATGGGGGTCCCTCCCGCGCGAGCGTATTCGAGCGTGGGGGAGGGCGGGGGTGCGCTCGCGGCGCCGGGCGTCAACACACCGGGTACATGACGGTGGTTGACGCGTTCACTGGGGAGAGCCCTGCGGCGACAGCCGCTCTGGGCACTGTGGGGGGGAAGGCTCACGGGGGAGCCGCGTACGGGGAGGCCACGGGGGAGCGCCGTTCGGTGTCGGAGGTGGAGTTCACCGCCTACGTCCAAGAGCGTCGTGCCTCCCTGTACGCAACCGCCTACCACCTGACCGGTGACCGGTTCGAGGCCGAGGACCTGCTGCAGAGCGCGCTGTTCTCGACGTACAAGGCCTGGGACCGGATCAGCGACAAGGCCGCGGTCGGGGGCTACCTCCGCCGCACCATGACGAATCTGCACATCAGCGCGTGGCGCCGCCGCAAGCTGAACGAGTACCCGACCGAGGAGCTGCCGGAGACGCCCGGCGACACGGACGCGATGCGCGGCACCGAGCTGCGCGCCGTCCTGTGGCAGGCACTGGCCCGGCTGCCCGAACTCCAGCGCACGATGCTGGTCCTCCGTTACTACGAGGGCCGCACCGACCCGGAGATCGCGGAGATCCTCGACATCAGTGTCGGCACGGTGAAGTCCAGCATCTGGCGGTCGCTCCGCCGGATGCGCGAGGACGAGGTCCTCAGCTTCGGCCGTGACGAGGAGGAGTCCTTCGGGGAGCTTGTCGCCTGA
- a CDS encoding adenosine deaminase: MTSQIPNTPSSEQIRRAPKVLLHDHLDGGLRPGTIVELAQEQGYSHLPETDPDKLRVWFREAADSGSLERYLETFAHTCAVMQTRDALVRVAAECAEDLAEDGVVYAEVRYAPEQHLEAGLTLEEVVEAVNEGFRQGERLARQNGHRIRVGALLTAMRHAARALEIAELANRYRDMGVVGFDIAGAEAGYPPTRHLDAFEYLKRENNHFTIHAGEAFGLPSIWQALQWCGADRLGHGVRIIDDIKVHEDGSVQLGRLASYVRDKRIPLELCPSSNLQTGAADSYTGHPIGLLRRLHFRATVNTDNRLMSGTSMSREFEHLVEAFGYTLDDIQWFSVNAMKSAFIPFDERLGMINDVIKPGFAELKSAWLFQQTASTSGSVGDRA, from the coding sequence ATGACGAGCCAGATCCCGAACACCCCGAGCTCGGAACAGATCCGCCGGGCGCCCAAGGTCCTGCTGCACGATCACCTCGACGGGGGCCTGCGCCCCGGCACGATCGTCGAACTCGCCCAAGAACAGGGGTACTCCCACCTCCCCGAGACCGACCCCGACAAGCTCCGGGTCTGGTTCCGCGAGGCCGCCGACTCCGGTTCCCTGGAGCGGTACCTGGAGACCTTCGCCCATACCTGTGCCGTCATGCAGACGCGCGACGCCCTCGTCCGGGTCGCCGCCGAGTGCGCCGAGGACCTCGCCGAGGACGGCGTCGTCTACGCCGAGGTGCGGTACGCGCCCGAGCAGCACCTGGAGGCCGGGCTCACCCTCGAAGAGGTCGTCGAGGCGGTCAACGAGGGCTTCCGGCAAGGGGAGCGGCTCGCCCGGCAGAACGGCCACCGCATCCGAGTCGGCGCCCTGCTCACCGCCATGCGGCACGCGGCCCGTGCGCTGGAGATCGCGGAACTGGCCAACCGCTACCGGGACATGGGTGTCGTCGGCTTCGACATCGCCGGCGCCGAGGCCGGTTACCCGCCCACCCGGCACCTCGACGCCTTCGAGTACCTCAAGCGCGAGAACAACCACTTCACCATCCACGCCGGTGAGGCCTTCGGCCTGCCCTCGATCTGGCAGGCGCTGCAGTGGTGCGGCGCCGACCGGCTCGGCCACGGCGTACGGATCATCGACGACATCAAGGTCCACGAGGACGGCTCCGTGCAGCTCGGGCGGCTCGCCTCGTACGTCCGTGACAAGCGCATCCCGCTGGAGCTGTGCCCCAGCTCCAACCTCCAGACGGGCGCCGCCGACTCGTACACCGGCCATCCGATCGGACTGCTGCGGCGGCTGCATTTCCGGGCCACCGTGAATACGGACAATCGACTTATGTCGGGAACGAGTATGAGCCGTGAATTCGAGCACCTTGTCGAGGCGTTCGGTTATACGCTCGACGACATTCAATGGTTCTCGGTCAATGCTATGAAGTCAGCATTCATTCCTTTCGATGAACGGCTGGGCATGATCAATGACGTCATCAAGCCCGGTTTTGCCGAGCTGAAGTCCGCATGGCTGTTCCAGCAGACCGCCTCCACCAGCGGTTCTGTGGGGGATCGGGCCTGA
- a CDS encoding ATP-binding protein, with translation MKQSAAKTLGVAALGAAFAAAGAGAANAAPAVPDASSALDTVTQTLPAENVTKALPGAGEALAQGQSALGTGVAAAQPAAARVLADGPAAPVAGLLGGLPLQGLPTHGLPVNGIPLG, from the coding sequence ATGAAGCAGTCTGCTGCCAAGACCCTCGGTGTCGCCGCTCTCGGTGCCGCCTTCGCCGCAGCCGGTGCGGGTGCCGCCAACGCCGCGCCCGCGGTGCCCGACGCCTCCTCGGCGCTGGACACCGTCACCCAGACGCTGCCGGCGGAGAACGTCACCAAGGCGCTGCCCGGGGCCGGTGAGGCGCTCGCCCAGGGGCAGAGCGCGCTTGGCACGGGTGTGGCCGCCGCCCAGCCCGCGGCCGCGCGCGTCCTCGCCGACGGCCCTGCCGCGCCCGTGGCCGGGCTGCTCGGCGGACTGCCGCTGCAGGGACTGCCCACGCACGGTCTGCCGGTGAACGGGATCCCGCTCGGCTGA
- a CDS encoding PspC domain-containing protein encodes MTALARPTNGRVIGGVCAALARRFGISATTMRVIFVLSCLLPGPQFLLYIVLWILLPSEDKARTAW; translated from the coding sequence ATGACCGCCCTTGCCCGTCCCACCAACGGCCGCGTGATCGGCGGCGTGTGCGCAGCGCTGGCGCGACGCTTCGGCATCTCCGCGACCACGATGCGCGTGATCTTCGTACTCTCCTGCCTGCTCCCGGGCCCGCAGTTCCTGCTCTACATAGTGCTGTGGATCCTGCTCCCGTCCGAGGACAAGGCCCGCACGGCCTGGTAG
- a CDS encoding uridine kinase family protein, whose protein sequence is MGSHPPIPTRVVLLCGPSGSGKSLLAADSGLPVLRLDDFYKEGTDPTLPQVEGSADIDWDHPLSWDADTAVAAIEELCRTGRTTIPVYDIALSARTGTETLRVERTPLFIAEGIFAAEIVERCRELGVLADALCLSRGPVTTFRRRFMRDLREGRKSVPFLLRRGWRLMRAERSIVARQAALGAHPCDKAEALGRLTAAAAVGRAAARPTAA, encoded by the coding sequence TTGGGTTCCCATCCCCCGATACCCACCCGAGTGGTGCTGCTCTGCGGCCCCTCCGGCTCTGGAAAGTCCCTTCTCGCGGCCGACTCCGGGCTCCCCGTGCTCCGCCTCGACGACTTCTACAAGGAGGGCACGGACCCGACGCTTCCTCAGGTGGAGGGCAGCGCGGACATCGACTGGGACCACCCGCTGTCCTGGGACGCGGACACCGCGGTCGCCGCGATCGAGGAGCTGTGCCGTACGGGGCGGACGACCATCCCCGTGTACGACATCGCGCTGAGCGCCCGCACGGGTACGGAGACGCTGCGCGTCGAGCGGACCCCGCTGTTCATCGCGGAGGGCATCTTCGCCGCCGAGATCGTCGAGCGCTGCCGTGAGCTGGGCGTGCTGGCCGACGCGCTGTGCCTGTCGCGCGGCCCGGTCACCACGTTCCGCCGCCGCTTCATGCGGGATCTGCGGGAGGGCCGCAAGTCGGTGCCCTTCCTGCTGCGCCGCGGCTGGCGTCTGATGCGCGCCGAGCGCTCCATCGTGGCCCGCCAGGCGGCCCTGGGCGCCCACCCCTGCGACAAGGCCGAGGCCCTGGGCCGCCTGACCGCCGCGGCCGCCGTCGGGCGCGCGGCCGCGCGCCCGACGGCGGCGTAG
- a CDS encoding VanZ family protein, giving the protein MQRQGSDGGSAVVRVRVAGGVLLVAHLALVAWITLRPLDVPWMSAANLRPFAGIRADLALGPQQAACRITEGLALLAPLGVLLPMAGGKLAVSPLGSLTRTVTAGALLSLGIELLQTGVPGQVVDVDSLLLNTVGVALTHLAIVPAVRARLRRRAASRHRAARLREDTAQGRTPTIPRVGIAP; this is encoded by the coding sequence GTGCAGCGTCAAGGTTCAGACGGCGGCAGCGCCGTGGTCCGCGTCCGTGTGGCAGGAGGTGTCCTCCTCGTCGCACATCTCGCCCTCGTCGCCTGGATCACCCTGCGCCCCCTGGACGTCCCCTGGATGAGCGCCGCCAACCTGCGGCCGTTCGCCGGCATCAGAGCCGACCTGGCACTCGGCCCCCAGCAAGCGGCCTGCCGCATCACCGAGGGCCTCGCCCTCCTCGCCCCCCTGGGCGTCCTGCTCCCCATGGCGGGCGGAAAGCTCGCCGTCTCCCCCCTCGGCTCCCTCACCCGTACGGTCACCGCCGGCGCCCTGCTCTCGCTGGGCATCGAGCTTCTGCAGACCGGCGTCCCCGGCCAGGTCGTGGACGTCGACTCCCTGCTGCTCAACACGGTCGGCGTAGCCCTCACGCATCTCGCGATCGTGCCCGCCGTCCGGGCCAGGCTCCGCCGCCGGGCCGCGTCACGACATCGCGCGGCCCGCCTCCGGGAGGACACGGCTCAGGGTCGGACCCCGACGATTCCCAGGGTCGGGATCGCCCCGTAG
- a CDS encoding alpha/beta hydrolase family protein, with protein MAQQATPVRRARLGRALGPEPTAVSGVVLLLPGGEETSARRPSPLMATASVRGLGRRLARAGRAEGLVTHVVHYRYRGWNGSEAHLAGDASWAADEVVRRYGDVPVCLAGVDMGGRAALRAAGHGAVNSVLALAPWLPEEDMAAPPEPVKQLAGRRVLIVHGTNDERTDPELSFRLAARAKKANRDICRFEVHSDGHALHQHRREVLALAEDFVLGTLFGRAFSRPIEDAFAAPPPLGLRMPLAAGFGQSLRR; from the coding sequence ATGGCACAGCAAGCGACGCCGGTTCGCAGGGCCCGGCTGGGGAGGGCGCTCGGCCCGGAGCCGACGGCGGTGAGCGGCGTGGTTCTGCTGCTCCCGGGCGGCGAGGAGACCTCCGCCCGACGACCGTCCCCCCTGATGGCGACCGCCTCCGTACGCGGGCTCGGACGCCGCCTCGCCCGGGCGGGACGCGCGGAAGGCCTGGTCACCCATGTGGTGCACTACCGCTACCGCGGCTGGAACGGCAGCGAGGCGCATCTGGCGGGCGACGCGTCCTGGGCCGCCGACGAGGTCGTACGCCGCTACGGAGACGTTCCGGTGTGCCTGGCCGGCGTGGACATGGGAGGACGGGCGGCGCTGCGCGCGGCCGGCCACGGGGCCGTCAACTCCGTACTGGCGCTCGCCCCCTGGCTGCCCGAGGAGGACATGGCGGCGCCACCCGAGCCGGTGAAACAGCTGGCCGGCCGGCGCGTGCTGATCGTGCACGGCACGAACGACGAACGCACCGACCCCGAGCTGTCCTTCCGGCTCGCGGCGCGCGCCAAGAAGGCCAACCGCGACATCTGCCGCTTCGAGGTCCACTCCGACGGGCACGCGCTGCACCAGCACCGGCGGGAAGTCCTCGCCCTCGCCGAGGACTTCGTCCTGGGCACGCTGTTCGGACGCGCCTTCTCCCGCCCGATCGAGGACGCGTTCGCGGCGCCGCCGCCGCTGGGGCTGCGGATGCCGCTGGCGGCCGGGTTCGGGCAGTCGTTGCGGCGGTAG
- a CDS encoding sensor histidine kinase: MTKPQDKVRGWAAARKALLSGLRFTSLRLRLVVVFGLVALTAAVSASGIAYWLNREAVLTRAQDAVLRDFQQEMRNHASLLPVHPGQDELQRTAGQMADSSQRFSVLLIAQDANGKTVVGNSALDTFTLEDVPKSLQKAVNKQQELSSNNESAYHLYWQRITDHDKPYLVGGARVIGGTTTGYMLKSLEPEAKDLNSLAWSLGIATGLALIGSALLAQAAATTVLKPVHRLGIAARRLGEGKLDTRLRVSGTDELADLSRTFNHTAEALEKRVADMSARDEASRRFVADMSHELRTPLTAITAVTEILEEELDAETGSVDPMIEPAVRLVVSETRRLNDLVENLMEVTRFDAGTARLVLDDVDIADQITACIDARAWLDAVDLDAERGITARLDPRRLDVILANLIGNALKHGGSPVRVSVRVEGEELVIEVQDHGPGIPEDVLPHVFDRFYKASASRPRSEGSGLGLSIALENAHIHGGEITAANAPKGGAVFTLRLPQDASELPTDDSDNGDENGNGKRDGNSNGSEGTAG; encoded by the coding sequence ATGACGAAACCGCAGGACAAGGTCCGCGGTTGGGCCGCTGCACGCAAGGCGCTCCTGTCCGGCCTGCGCTTCACCAGCCTGCGGCTGCGGCTGGTCGTGGTGTTCGGACTCGTCGCGCTCACGGCCGCCGTGTCGGCATCGGGCATCGCGTACTGGCTCAATCGCGAGGCTGTGCTGACGCGTGCGCAGGACGCGGTGCTGCGCGACTTCCAGCAGGAGATGCGCAACCACGCGAGCCTGCTGCCGGTGCACCCGGGGCAGGACGAACTCCAGCGCACGGCCGGGCAGATGGCCGACAGCAGCCAGCGCTTCAGCGTGCTCCTGATCGCCCAGGACGCGAACGGCAAGACCGTCGTCGGCAACTCCGCGCTGGACACCTTCACGCTGGAGGACGTACCCAAGTCCCTCCAGAAGGCGGTGAACAAGCAGCAGGAGCTGTCCTCGAACAACGAGTCCGCGTACCACCTGTACTGGCAGCGGATCACCGACCACGACAAGCCGTACCTCGTGGGCGGTGCGAGGGTGATCGGCGGCACCACGACCGGCTACATGCTCAAGTCCCTCGAACCCGAGGCGAAGGACCTCAACTCCCTCGCCTGGTCCCTGGGCATCGCCACCGGTCTGGCCCTCATCGGCTCGGCTCTGCTCGCCCAGGCCGCCGCGACCACGGTCCTCAAGCCGGTGCACCGCCTGGGCATCGCGGCCCGCCGCCTGGGCGAGGGCAAACTGGACACGCGCCTGCGCGTGTCGGGTACGGACGAACTCGCGGACCTCTCCCGTACGTTCAACCACACGGCGGAAGCCCTCGAAAAACGTGTCGCCGACATGAGCGCCCGCGACGAGGCGTCCCGCCGCTTCGTGGCGGACATGTCCCACGAACTCCGTACGCCGCTCACCGCGATCACCGCCGTCACGGAGATCCTGGAAGAGGAACTGGACGCGGAGACGGGCAGCGTCGACCCGATGATCGAACCGGCCGTACGCCTCGTGGTCAGCGAGACGCGCCGCCTGAACGACCTCGTCGAGAACCTGATGGAGGTCACCCGCTTCGACGCGGGCACCGCCCGGCTCGTCCTCGACGACGTCGACATCGCCGACCAGATCACCGCGTGCATCGACGCGCGCGCCTGGCTGGACGCGGTGGACCTGGACGCCGAGCGCGGCATCACGGCGCGCCTCGACCCGCGCCGCCTCGACGTGATCCTGGCGAACCTGATCGGCAACGCGCTCAAGCACGGGGGCTCTCCGGTACGGGTGTCCGTGCGGGTGGAGGGCGAGGAACTCGTCATCGAGGTCCAGGACCACGGTCCCGGCATCCCCGAGGACGTACTCCCCCACGTCTTCGACCGTTTCTACAAGGCGAGCGCCTCCCGCCCCCGCTCCGAGGGCAGCGGCCTCGGCCTCTCCATCGCCCTGGAGAACGCCCACATCCACGGCGGCGAGATCACCGCGGCGAACGCGCCCAAGGGGGGCGCCGTCTTCACCCTGCGCCTGCCCCAGGACGCGTCGGAGCTCCCGACCGACGACTCCGACAACGGGGACGAGAACGGGAACGGGAAAAGGGACGGGAACAGCAACGGCTCGGAGGGCACCGCCGGATGA
- a CDS encoding LysR family transcriptional regulator, producing MAHQQRSEAHLSPSSDTEDIVALLAPRLAYFAGVARTEHVTRAAQEMRVPQSTLSRAMVRLEQDLGVDLFARRGRTVSLTAAGRTFLGSVERALAEIERAADDVRADADPATGKVAFGFLHTMGSETVPGLIRAFRAGHPGVRFSLVQNYGEAMLERLRSGELDLCLTSPVPDAPDLVGRRLDEQKLRLVVPAEHHLAARKRIRLAEAADETFVTLEPGYGMRRITDDLCKEAGFKPRIAFEGEETETLRGLVAAGLGVALLPPPPVARPGVVELSVTAPRAVREIGVAWLEGHPDTPPVAAFKGFLLSRRGRLLPD from the coding sequence ATGGCGCATCAGCAGAGGTCAGAAGCTCACCTGTCACCGTCCAGTGACACAGAAGACATTGTCGCGCTGCTCGCCCCACGGCTCGCGTACTTCGCCGGGGTCGCCCGCACCGAGCACGTCACCCGGGCCGCGCAGGAGATGCGGGTCCCGCAGTCGACCCTGTCGCGGGCCATGGTCCGGCTCGAACAGGACCTGGGCGTCGACCTGTTCGCGCGCAGGGGACGCACCGTCTCGCTCACGGCCGCGGGGCGTACGTTCCTCGGCTCCGTCGAGCGCGCCCTCGCCGAGATCGAGCGCGCCGCCGACGACGTGCGCGCGGACGCCGACCCGGCCACCGGCAAGGTCGCCTTCGGCTTCCTGCACACCATGGGCTCGGAGACCGTGCCCGGACTGATCCGCGCCTTCCGGGCCGGCCATCCCGGCGTCCGCTTCAGCCTCGTCCAGAACTACGGCGAGGCGATGCTGGAGCGGCTGCGCTCGGGCGAGCTGGACCTGTGCCTCACCTCGCCCGTGCCGGACGCGCCCGACCTGGTGGGCCGCCGCCTCGACGAGCAGAAGCTCCGGCTCGTCGTGCCGGCCGAGCACCACCTCGCCGCCCGCAAGCGCATCCGGCTCGCCGAGGCCGCCGACGAGACCTTCGTGACTCTGGAACCCGGCTACGGCATGCGCCGTATCACCGACGACCTCTGCAAGGAGGCGGGCTTCAAGCCGCGTATCGCCTTCGAGGGGGAGGAGACCGAGACGCTACGAGGTCTCGTCGCCGCCGGTCTCGGGGTCGCCCTCCTGCCGCCACCGCCCGTCGCCCGCCCAGGAGTCGTCGAGCTCTCGGTCACCGCCCCGCGCGCCGTACGCGAGATCGGCGTCGCCTGGCTGGAGGGCCACCCGGACACACCGCCGGTCGCCGCCTTCAAGGGGTTCCTGCTGTCCCGGCGGGGCCGTCTGCTGCCCGACTGA
- a CDS encoding MFS transporter produces MPSASTGASTTVGAASSAPVLDSTSVSVRGVASAPVVDATPAVDTRMTPGGPGYRRMSFALFLAGVATFALLYSTQALLPLISSDFGVTASDASWTVSAATGGLALFVLPMSALSERFGRRTVMTASLAVAVTVGLLVPFAPSIGALVVLRAIQGAALAGLPASATAYLAEEVRPKALITAIGLFVAGNSVGGMSGRVITGWVAQEWGWRVAVGTIGVIAVACAVAFRLLLPAPRHFTPGSLRPRVLARTVREHLSNPLLCRLYAIGALFMTVFGAVYTVIGYRLTEAPFSLPQGIIGSVFLVYLVGTVSASTAGRLVARLGRRGALYLAGGTTTAGLLLSLAGSLPLVLLGLVLITAGFFAGHAVASSAVSHTAQTGRAQASALYQSAYYVGSSAGSTLGAVAFHAGGWTGTVALGLLAVVGVVTITVFGSHAARLQSRRGNAAPAAH; encoded by the coding sequence ATGCCGTCCGCCAGTACCGGGGCGTCCACCACCGTGGGCGCCGCCTCCTCCGCCCCTGTCCTCGATTCCACCTCCGTCTCCGTCCGTGGCGTCGCTTCCGCCCCTGTCGTCGATGCGACTCCCGCCGTCGACACGCGTATGACCCCGGGCGGCCCCGGCTACCGCCGGATGAGCTTCGCCCTCTTCCTCGCGGGTGTCGCGACCTTCGCGCTCCTCTACTCCACGCAAGCCCTGCTCCCACTCATCTCCTCGGACTTCGGGGTCACCGCGAGCGACGCGAGCTGGACGGTGTCGGCCGCGACGGGTGGGCTGGCGCTCTTCGTCCTCCCCATGAGCGCGCTTTCGGAGCGATTCGGACGGCGTACGGTGATGACGGCGTCGTTGGCGGTGGCGGTGACGGTCGGCCTCCTTGTGCCCTTCGCGCCGTCGATCGGTGCGCTGGTGGTGCTGCGGGCGATCCAGGGCGCGGCGCTCGCCGGACTCCCGGCGTCGGCGACCGCCTACCTGGCCGAGGAGGTCCGCCCCAAGGCCCTGATCACCGCGATCGGGCTGTTCGTCGCGGGCAACAGCGTCGGCGGGATGAGCGGGCGGGTCATCACCGGTTGGGTCGCGCAGGAGTGGGGCTGGCGGGTGGCCGTCGGCACGATCGGGGTGATCGCGGTGGCCTGCGCCGTCGCCTTCCGCCTGCTGCTTCCGGCGCCGAGGCACTTCACGCCGGGTTCGCTGCGGCCTCGGGTGCTGGCGCGGACGGTGCGCGAGCACCTCTCCAACCCGCTGCTGTGCCGGCTCTACGCGATCGGCGCGCTGTTCATGACGGTGTTCGGCGCCGTCTACACGGTCATCGGCTACCGGCTGACCGAAGCCCCCTTCTCCCTCCCCCAGGGCATCATCGGCTCGGTCTTCCTGGTCTATCTGGTCGGTACGGTGTCGGCGTCGACGGCGGGCAGGCTGGTGGCGCGCCTCGGCCGCCGCGGGGCGCTGTACCTGGCGGGCGGTACGACGACCGCCGGTCTGCTGCTCTCCCTGGCCGGCTCGCTGCCGCTGGTGCTGCTCGGGCTGGTCCTGATCACCGCGGGCTTCTTCGCGGGGCACGCGGTGGCGTCGTCGGCGGTGAGCCACACGGCGCAGACGGGGCGCGCCCAGGCGTCCGCGCTCTACCAGTCCGCGTACTACGTCGGCTCCAGTGCCGGCAGCACGCTGGGCGCGGTCGCCTTCCACGCGGGCGGCTGGACCGGCACCGTGGCCCTCGGCCTGCTGGCCGTCGTCGGTGTCGTCACCATCACGGTCTTCGGCTCCCACGCGGCGCGGCTTCAGTCCCGCCGCGGCAACGCGGCACCGGCCGCCCACTGA
- the afsQ1 gene encoding two-component system response regulator AfsQ1: MPSLLLIEDDDAIRTALELSLTRQGHRVATAATGEDGLKLLREQRPDLIVLDVMLPGIDGFEVCRRIRRTDQLPIILLTARSDDIDVVVGLESGADDYVVKPVQGRVLDARIRAVLRRGEREANDSATFGSLVIDRAAMTVTKNGEDLQLTPTELRLLLELSRRPGQALSRQQLLRLVWEHDYLGDSRLVDACVQRLRAKVEDVPSSPTLIRTVRGVGYRLDNPQ; encoded by the coding sequence GTGCCTTCCCTGTTGCTGATCGAGGACGACGACGCCATCCGTACGGCCCTGGAGCTCTCTTTGACGCGCCAGGGACACCGTGTGGCCACTGCTGCCACCGGCGAGGACGGTCTGAAACTACTGCGTGAGCAGCGGCCGGATCTGATCGTGCTGGACGTGATGCTGCCCGGCATCGACGGATTCGAGGTGTGCCGGCGCATCCGGCGCACCGACCAGCTGCCGATCATTCTGCTGACCGCGCGCAGCGACGACATCGACGTCGTGGTCGGTCTGGAGTCCGGCGCCGACGACTACGTCGTCAAGCCCGTGCAGGGCCGGGTGCTCGACGCCCGGATCCGTGCCGTGCTGCGGCGCGGTGAGCGCGAAGCGAACGACTCGGCGACGTTCGGATCGCTCGTCATCGACCGTGCCGCGATGACGGTCACCAAGAACGGCGAGGATCTGCAACTGACGCCCACCGAGCTGCGGTTGCTCCTGGAGCTGAGTCGCCGCCCCGGACAGGCGCTGTCCCGCCAGCAGTTGCTGCGCCTCGTCTGGGAGCACGACTACCTGGGCGACTCGCGCCTGGTGGACGCGTGTGTGCAGCGGCTGCGCGCGAAGGTCGAGGACGTGCCGTCCTCGCCCACGCTCATCCGAACGGTGCGTGGGGTTGGCTACCGGCTGGACAATCCTCAATGA
- a CDS encoding aldehyde dehydrogenase family protein has protein sequence MSAVEKTEKTERLSVLKTYKLYVGGKFPRSESGRVYEVTDPKGKWLANAPLSSRKDARDAVVAARKAFGGWSGATAYNRGQILYRVAEMLEGRKEQFVREVADAEGLSKAKAAAQVDAAIDRWVWYAGWTDKIAQVVGGGNPVAGPFFNLSTPEPTGVVAVLAPQESSFLGLVSVIAPVIATGNTAIVIASERSPLPALSLGEVLATSDLPGGVVNVLSGKTAEIAAPLAAHQDVNAIDLAGADDVLAKELEIAAADNLKRVVRPQAVDYSATPGIDRMTAFLETKTVWHPTGSLGASGSSY, from the coding sequence ATGAGCGCAGTTGAGAAGACCGAAAAGACTGAGCGACTCTCCGTCCTCAAGACCTACAAGCTGTACGTCGGCGGGAAGTTCCCGCGTTCCGAGAGCGGCCGGGTGTACGAGGTGACGGACCCTAAGGGCAAGTGGCTGGCGAACGCACCGCTCTCGTCCCGCAAGGACGCCCGTGACGCGGTGGTCGCCGCGCGCAAGGCGTTCGGCGGCTGGTCCGGCGCGACGGCGTACAACCGCGGCCAGATCCTCTACCGCGTCGCCGAGATGCTGGAGGGCCGCAAGGAGCAGTTCGTCCGCGAAGTCGCCGACGCCGAGGGCCTGTCGAAGGCGAAGGCCGCCGCTCAGGTCGACGCGGCGATCGACCGCTGGGTCTGGTACGCGGGCTGGACCGACAAGATCGCCCAGGTCGTCGGCGGCGGCAACCCGGTGGCGGGCCCGTTCTTCAACCTCTCCACCCCCGAGCCGACGGGCGTGGTCGCGGTCCTGGCCCCGCAGGAGTCGTCCTTCCTCGGTCTTGTCTCCGTCATCGCGCCGGTCATCGCGACCGGCAACACGGCGATCGTGATCGCGAGCGAGAGGTCCCCCCTCCCGGCCCTGTCGCTCGGCGAGGTGCTCGCCACCTCCGACCTGCCCGGCGGTGTGGTCAACGTGCTCTCCGGCAAGACGGCGGAGATCGCCGCTCCCCTCGCCGCGCACCAGGACGTCAACGCGATCGACCTCGCGGGCGCGGACGACGTCCTGGCGAAGGAGCTGGAGATCGCGGCCGCGGACAACCTCAAGCGGGTCGTGCGTCCACAGGCTGTGGATTACTCCGCGACTCCGGGCATCGACCGCATGACGGCCTTCCTGGAGACGAAGACGGTCTGGCACCCGACGGGGTCGCTGGGCGCGTCGGGCTCGTCGTACTGA